Within the Plasmodium gaboni strain SY75 chromosome Unknown, whole genome shotgun sequence genome, the region aaaaaaaatttatctTTTTGATAGTTTTCTTCCTCGTCCTTTGGCACCTTTAGACATTCCTTTATCTCTATGTGCAAAGCTTTTATcttttgatattttttttggtgTTGTATCTTCAACTAATAAAGAATCTAAGGGTAAGCTATCTGatagaataaaatatcttatattattaccTCTTATGGTTACATGTTctaatgataaaaattgtttcgtatttacattatattcagcaatatttttattttttataacaaCCTTCACATTTTTCATATGGgtattcatttttatatctacTGCTGTTATTATACCAGTAATTAAAGTTCCATTTTTTAGTTCTATAGTTACATTTTCGTTTGTTAATTTCATCAAAAAATGTACTAGTTTCATtgttaataaataaatataaatatatatatatatattatgaagtgttatattataaata harbors:
- a CDS encoding putative small nuclear ribonucleoprotein Sm D1, with amino-acid sequence MKLVHFLMKLTNENVTIELKNGTLITGIITAVDIKMNTHMKNVKVVIKNKNIAEYNVNTKQFLSLEHVTIRGNNIRYFILSDSLPLDSLLVEDTTPKKISKDKSFAHRDKGMSKGAKGRGRKLSKR